Proteins encoded in a region of the Gaiellales bacterium genome:
- a CDS encoding MMPL family transporter, producing MRLAERMGSWSVRHRLLAVGGWAAFVAVAVAAGSMVGQRMLSDSESGSGESLRAQQILDHAGFPDRAGEQVLIQSRSMTVADARFRQAVADVVRDLRTQPVVVALRTPFAPGVHGQVSADRRSALIQFDVRGPSETAENRIAPVMAAVDRAARDHPAFFIGEVGDASGNYQVDHTVGKDFANAEVLSIPVTLVILLFAFGALVAAGIPVLLAFTAVLATIGLQSLVSHLIPSTTATQSVILLIGMAVGVDYSLFYLQREREQRGPTKTADRAAVKAAKRALRAARKTRDAARAQAAKDALAAARAASAENRREALRVAAATSGRAVLVSGLTVMVAMAGLLLTGDKTFTSIGVGAMLVVLCTVIGSLTVLPGLLALLGDRVDRGRIPLLHRLSGRAGGGAWGALVGRVNRRPLPAALISAGLLVALALPAAGLHIALPGFSSLPRSLPVVVTYDHMQTAFPGAPIPADVVVKARDVTAPPVRTQIRRLERRALASGRMSAPVQVLVNRGHTVAQVLIPMHGSGENARSMAALGELRGRLIPETLGTLPGVETAVTGETAGSADFNAEMRHAAPLVFGFVLGLAFLLLLVTFRSIVIPLQAIGLTLLSVGAAYGVLVSVFQHGVGASLVGMHGTAPITSWLPLFLFVVLFGLSMDYHVFIVSRIRELAESGMPTSEAVTAGIVATAGTVTSAAAVMVGVFSIFATLSTVDLKQVGVGLAAAVLIDATIVRGVLLPSVMTLAGDANWYLPGVGRRRAKRAALTPDPRRV from the coding sequence ATGAGGCTCGCGGAACGGATGGGATCGTGGAGCGTGCGCCACCGCCTTCTGGCGGTGGGCGGCTGGGCGGCTTTCGTGGCCGTCGCGGTGGCGGCCGGCAGCATGGTGGGGCAGCGGATGCTCTCCGACAGCGAGAGCGGCAGCGGCGAGTCGCTGCGCGCCCAGCAGATCCTCGACCACGCGGGGTTCCCCGACCGGGCCGGCGAGCAGGTTCTGATCCAGAGCCGCAGCATGACCGTGGCCGACGCGCGGTTCCGGCAGGCGGTTGCCGACGTCGTGCGCGACCTGCGGACGCAGCCCGTGGTGGTCGCGCTGCGCACGCCGTTCGCGCCGGGCGTCCACGGCCAGGTGTCGGCCGATCGCCGCTCTGCGCTGATCCAGTTCGACGTCCGCGGTCCGTCCGAGACGGCGGAGAACCGCATCGCGCCGGTGATGGCGGCCGTCGACCGCGCTGCGCGCGACCACCCGGCGTTCTTCATCGGCGAGGTCGGCGACGCCAGCGGCAACTACCAGGTCGACCACACCGTCGGCAAGGACTTCGCGAACGCCGAGGTGCTGTCGATCCCGGTCACGCTGGTGATCCTGCTGTTCGCGTTCGGCGCCCTGGTCGCGGCCGGCATCCCCGTGCTCCTGGCGTTCACGGCGGTGCTCGCGACCATCGGCCTGCAGTCGCTCGTCAGCCACCTGATCCCGTCGACCACCGCCACCCAGTCGGTGATCCTGCTGATCGGGATGGCGGTCGGCGTCGACTACTCGCTGTTCTACCTCCAGCGCGAGCGCGAGCAGCGGGGGCCGACCAAGACGGCCGACCGGGCCGCGGTGAAGGCGGCCAAGCGTGCCCTGCGGGCGGCCCGAAAGACGCGCGACGCCGCGCGGGCGCAAGCGGCGAAGGACGCCCTGGCCGCGGCCCGGGCGGCGTCCGCCGAGAACCGGCGCGAGGCGCTCCGGGTCGCGGCCGCCACCTCCGGACGGGCCGTGCTGGTGTCCGGGTTGACCGTGATGGTCGCGATGGCCGGGCTGCTCCTGACCGGCGACAAGACGTTCACGTCGATCGGCGTCGGCGCCATGCTGGTCGTCCTCTGCACCGTGATCGGCTCGCTGACCGTGCTGCCCGGGCTGCTGGCGCTGCTCGGCGATCGCGTCGACCGGGGCCGGATCCCGCTGCTGCACAGGCTGTCGGGACGGGCCGGCGGCGGCGCCTGGGGCGCCCTCGTGGGGCGTGTCAACCGGCGGCCGCTGCCGGCTGCCCTGATCTCGGCGGGCCTGCTCGTCGCGCTCGCGCTGCCGGCGGCCGGGCTGCACATCGCGCTGCCCGGGTTCAGCAGCCTGCCCCGGTCGCTCCCGGTGGTCGTCACCTACGACCACATGCAGACGGCGTTCCCCGGCGCGCCGATCCCCGCCGACGTCGTGGTCAAGGCGCGGGACGTCACCGCACCCCCCGTGCGCACGCAGATCCGCAGGCTGGAGCGCCGCGCGCTGGCCAGCGGGCGCATGTCGGCGCCGGTGCAGGTGCTCGTGAACCGCGGCCACACCGTCGCCCAGGTGCTGATCCCGATGCACGGCTCGGGCGAGAACGCCCGCTCGATGGCCGCCCTCGGCGAGCTGCGCGGCCGCCTCATCCCGGAGACGCTCGGCACGCTCCCCGGTGTCGAGACGGCGGTCACCGGCGAGACGGCGGGATCGGCCGACTTCAACGCCGAGATGCGCCACGCGGCGCCGCTCGTGTTCGGGTTCGTGCTGGGGCTGGCGTTCCTGCTGCTCCTGGTCACGTTCCGGTCGATCGTCATCCCGCTGCAGGCGATCGGGCTCACGCTGCTCTCGGTCGGGGCCGCCTACGGCGTGCTCGTCTCGGTGTTCCAGCACGGCGTGGGCGCCTCGCTCGTCGGCATGCACGGGACGGCGCCCATCACCTCGTGGCTGCCGCTGTTCCTGTTCGTCGTGCTGTTCGGGCTCTCGATGGACTACCACGTGTTCATCGTCAGCCGCATCCGCGAGCTGGCCGAGTCGGGCATGCCCACGTCCGAGGCGGTGACGGCAGGGATCGTCGCCACCGCCGGCACCGTGACCAGCGCCGCCGCCGTGATGGTCGGCGTGTTCTCCATCTTCGCCACGCTCTCGACCGTCGATCTGAAGCAGGTCGGTGTCGGGCTGGCCGCGGCGGTCCTGATCGACGCCACGATCGTGCGCGGCGTGCTCCTGCCGTCCGTGATGACCCTGGCCGGCGACGCGAACTGGTACCTGCCGGGCGTGGGCCGCCGCCGCGCGAAGCGCGCGGCGTTGACACCCGATCCGCGCCGGGTATGA
- a CDS encoding sensor histidine kinase — protein MDTGLAEAGVAAPPGWPRRLILSRRPWVDALFLLTSFPVGLVSFVSLVVMLSLGVGLAIIWIGLPILVLTILGWRQAAGLERWRVGVFLGVTVPDPHQPWPAGSVWRRLRTMLADPAVWRDLAYWILLFPIGVAELVLVVTLVTVTASLLAAPFSYSSVDINFGSVHVHTLPAALGLMLLGVVAAPVTALLISGAAWLHGQLARVLLGPNRAGRLAERVDVLAESRSRMVDASIDERRRIERDLHDGAQQRLVALAMDLGMARERMESDPDSARELVDEAHEEAKRALAELRDLVRGIHPAVLTDRGLDAAVSALAGRSRVPVTVSCDVPGRLPEAIESTAYFVVAEGLTNVAKHSRARHAYVNLRLSKGLLTVEISDDGIGGADPARGSGLRGLGDRVAAVDGGLVLERTPDGRTVLRAEIPCAS, from the coding sequence ATGGATACCGGCCTCGCCGAGGCCGGCGTGGCCGCCCCGCCCGGGTGGCCACGCCGGCTGATCCTCTCGAGACGTCCGTGGGTGGATGCGCTGTTCCTGCTGACGAGCTTCCCCGTCGGACTCGTCTCGTTCGTCTCGCTGGTGGTGATGCTCTCGCTCGGGGTCGGCCTCGCGATCATCTGGATCGGCCTGCCGATCCTCGTGCTCACCATTCTCGGCTGGCGGCAGGCGGCGGGCCTCGAGCGATGGCGGGTCGGCGTCTTCCTGGGCGTCACGGTCCCCGATCCGCACCAGCCGTGGCCGGCCGGGTCGGTCTGGCGGCGGCTGCGCACGATGCTCGCCGACCCGGCCGTCTGGCGCGATCTCGCCTACTGGATCCTGCTCTTCCCGATCGGGGTGGCGGAGCTCGTCCTGGTGGTCACGCTCGTGACGGTCACGGCGTCGCTGCTCGCCGCGCCCTTCTCGTACAGCTCGGTCGACATCAACTTCGGATCCGTGCACGTGCACACGCTGCCCGCGGCGCTCGGGCTGATGCTGCTGGGCGTCGTGGCGGCTCCCGTCACCGCGCTTCTCATCTCCGGCGCGGCGTGGCTGCACGGCCAGCTTGCGCGGGTGCTGCTGGGACCGAACCGGGCCGGCCGCCTCGCGGAGCGGGTGGACGTACTGGCCGAGAGCCGCTCGCGGATGGTCGATGCGTCGATCGACGAGCGGCGGCGGATCGAGCGCGACCTGCACGACGGCGCGCAGCAGCGGCTGGTCGCGCTGGCGATGGATCTCGGCATGGCCCGGGAGCGCATGGAGTCGGACCCTGATTCCGCCCGCGAGCTCGTCGACGAGGCGCACGAGGAGGCCAAGCGGGCGCTGGCCGAGCTGCGCGACCTGGTGCGCGGCATCCATCCGGCCGTGCTCACCGACCGGGGGCTCGATGCGGCAGTGTCGGCGCTGGCGGGGCGCAGCCGGGTGCCGGTGACCGTGTCGTGCGACGTTCCCGGCCGGCTCCCCGAGGCGATCGAGTCGACCGCGTACTTCGTGGTCGCCGAGGGGCTGACCAACGTCGCCAAGCACAGCCGCGCCCGCCACGCCTACGTGAACCTGCGCCTCTCGAAAGGCCTCCTGACGGTCGAGATCTCCGACGACGGGATCGGCGGCGCCGATCCGGCCCGGGGCAGCGGGCTGCGCGGGCTCGGAGACCGGGTGGCGGCGGTGGACGGCGGCCTGGTGCTCGAGCGCACCCCGGACGGCCGCACCGTCCTGCGAGCGGAGATCCCGTGCGCGTCGTGA
- a CDS encoding response regulator transcription factor has translation MRVVIAEDSGLLRQGLVRLLGDSGFEVVAQVGDGPGLVEAVDRHRPDVCVVDVRMPPTHRDEGLRAALEARRLVPGLPVVILSQYVEERYAGELLESGADGVGYLLKDRVADVGDFVDALRRVAAGGTVLDPEVVAQLLARRRRDDPLETLTPREREVLGLMAEGRSNAHIARSLVVTDGAVEKHVRNIFGKLGLPASDSNHRRVLAVLAYLRD, from the coding sequence GTGCGCGTCGTGATCGCCGAGGACTCCGGGCTGCTGCGCCAGGGGCTGGTGCGGCTCCTGGGTGACTCCGGGTTCGAGGTGGTGGCGCAGGTGGGCGACGGCCCGGGTCTGGTGGAGGCGGTCGACCGCCACCGGCCCGACGTGTGCGTGGTCGACGTGCGGATGCCGCCGACCCATCGCGACGAGGGCCTGCGGGCGGCGCTCGAGGCGCGCCGCCTCGTGCCGGGTCTGCCGGTCGTAATCCTGTCCCAGTACGTGGAGGAGCGCTACGCGGGCGAGCTGCTCGAGTCGGGCGCGGACGGCGTCGGCTACCTGCTCAAGGACCGGGTGGCCGACGTGGGGGACTTCGTCGATGCGCTGCGCCGGGTCGCGGCCGGGGGGACGGTGCTCGATCCGGAGGTCGTGGCGCAGCTGCTGGCCCGGCGACGGCGCGACGACCCGCTGGAGACGCTCACCCCGCGCGAGCGGGAGGTGCTCGGGCTGATGGCGGAGGGCCGGTCGAACGCCCATATCGCCCGCTCGCTGGTGGTCACCGACGGCGCGGTCGAGAAGCACGTACGAAACATCTTCGGCAAGCTCGGGCTGCCGGCCTCCGACTCGAACCACCGGCGCGTGCTGGCGGTGCTCGCGTACCTGCGCGACTGA
- a CDS encoding dihydrofolate reductase family protein, with product MGTGKVVVNRSMSLDGFIAGPGHDMDWGGGGRRLGEFVAPEDMAEIAAATGAMLIGRRTWEVGDEMEAEEPGTTDYPFAGPFFLLTHRPLDPPNPDVTILSGDIGDAVATALDAAGDKNLEILGADVAGQALGRGLVDEILVYVVPVVLGDGIRFSPPGLARVDLEPIDSRRSRDATILRFGVRK from the coding sequence ATGGGAACCGGCAAGGTCGTCGTGAACAGGTCGATGTCGCTGGACGGCTTCATCGCCGGTCCCGGCCACGACATGGACTGGGGCGGCGGCGGTCGCCGGCTCGGCGAATTCGTCGCGCCCGAGGACATGGCGGAGATCGCGGCGGCCACCGGTGCCATGCTCATCGGCCGGCGCACCTGGGAGGTCGGAGACGAGATGGAGGCCGAAGAGCCCGGCACCACCGACTACCCCTTCGCCGGCCCGTTCTTCCTCCTCACTCACAGACCGCTCGATCCGCCCAACCCGGACGTGACGATCCTGAGCGGCGACATCGGCGACGCGGTGGCCACGGCGCTGGACGCCGCCGGCGACAAGAATCTCGAGATCCTCGGCGCCGACGTGGCCGGCCAGGCTCTGGGGCGCGGGCTGGTCGACGAGATCCTGGTGTACGTCGTGCCCGTGGTGCTCGGCGACGGCATCCGCTTCTCGCCCCCGGGCCTCGCCCGGGTCGACCTGGAGCCGATCGACAGCAGGCGGTCGCGCGACGCCACCATCCTGCGGTTCGGGGTCCGGAAGTAG
- a CDS encoding FAD-binding oxidoreductase — protein MAIDVVELLTAADLRGGLVVPGSAEFDRRRRIWNAVVDRHPAAIVRPTTADEVAAVVRAAAESDALLSVRCGGHSFPGHSTCDGGVVLDLSAMNSVSIDPATGRCVVGGGARLGDVDQAALPHGLAVPAGVVSHTGIGGLTLGGGMGWLSRLHGLTIDSLVAVDIVTADGALRRACVESEPDLFWALCGGGGNFGVVVAFEFRARAVQPVSAGKWAYPLADIHDAMLGAAELAVGAPRELTISFSATRLGVALTAFWAGAPSRADAGLAPFGRLTSSAAGGHGPVSFLDLQRRNDHHSAWGRRYYAKGGFVRHLDADLVDCIAEAVAEGPSDHSEVYVPQLGGAVADVDEDATAYSGRVAGFYWLVEPIWDDPADDARCLEWGRRHGGRLAALSMDSNYVNEQADTGGEFPEQAYGSSKYQRLRSIKARYDPTNLFRLNANIEPAGAAERAPLRT, from the coding sequence ATGGCAATTGACGTCGTCGAACTGCTGACCGCCGCCGATCTCCGCGGCGGCCTCGTCGTGCCCGGGTCGGCCGAATTCGATCGCCGGCGGCGGATCTGGAACGCCGTGGTCGATCGCCACCCGGCCGCGATCGTGCGCCCGACGACGGCGGATGAGGTTGCGGCCGTCGTCCGCGCGGCCGCGGAGTCCGACGCCCTGCTGAGCGTGCGCTGCGGCGGCCACAGCTTTCCCGGCCACTCGACGTGCGATGGCGGGGTGGTGCTGGATCTCTCGGCGATGAACTCGGTCTCGATCGATCCGGCGACCGGGCGCTGCGTCGTGGGCGGCGGAGCGCGGCTCGGCGACGTCGACCAGGCTGCCCTGCCACATGGCCTCGCCGTTCCGGCCGGCGTCGTGTCGCATACCGGCATCGGCGGACTCACCCTGGGCGGCGGGATGGGGTGGCTGAGCCGGCTGCACGGCTTGACGATCGATTCGCTCGTCGCGGTCGACATCGTGACTGCCGACGGCGCGCTTCGGCGGGCGTGCGTGGAGAGCGAGCCCGACCTGTTCTGGGCGCTGTGCGGCGGCGGCGGCAATTTCGGCGTCGTGGTCGCATTCGAGTTCCGGGCGCGTGCGGTCCAGCCGGTCTCGGCCGGCAAGTGGGCCTATCCGCTCGCCGACATCCACGACGCGATGCTGGGGGCGGCCGAGCTCGCCGTCGGCGCGCCGCGGGAGCTCACGATCTCGTTCTCGGCGACACGGCTCGGCGTTGCCCTGACCGCGTTCTGGGCGGGCGCGCCCTCACGCGCCGACGCCGGGCTCGCGCCGTTCGGACGGCTGACCTCCTCGGCGGCCGGCGGACACGGCCCGGTCTCGTTCCTCGACCTCCAGAGGCGGAACGACCACCACTCCGCCTGGGGCCGGCGCTACTACGCCAAGGGCGGATTCGTCCGCCACCTCGACGCCGACCTGGTGGACTGCATCGCCGAGGCGGTGGCCGAGGGGCCGAGCGACCACTCCGAGGTCTACGTCCCGCAGCTCGGCGGAGCGGTCGCAGACGTCGACGAGGACGCCACCGCCTACTCGGGCCGAGTGGCGGGCTTCTACTGGCTCGTCGAGCCGATCTGGGACGACCCCGCCGACGACGCCCGCTGCCTGGAGTGGGGCAGGCGTCACGGCGGCCGGCTGGCCGCGCTGTCCATGGACTCCAACTACGTCAACGAGCAGGCCGACACCGGCGGCGAGTTCCCGGAGCAGGCATACGGCAGCTCGAAGTACCAGCGCC